The following coding sequences lie in one Salmo salar chromosome ssa13, Ssal_v3.1, whole genome shotgun sequence genomic window:
- the LOC106568242 gene encoding relaxin-3 receptor 1-like codes for MDFLSGSSAGLRSEMHGEQTEEGSGLYPVSDLNFSFMLNETNQSFGEYAHLSDLEKSDLFGDGSAVLRIIISVIYSVVCTLGLIGNILVLYLMKSKQVWKKSSIDLFVTSLALTDFQFVLTLPFWAVENALDFTWLFGKAMCKIVSYVTAMNMYASVFFLTSMSVARYWSVASALKSRRRRHRCCSARFMSIVIWVAAISAALPHAVFSTTATVSNEELCLVKFPDTVDAQFWLGLYHSQKVLIGFLIPLGIISVCYLLLLRFITSRNVNTSSAKRRSKVTRSVTIVVLSFFLCWLPNQALTAWGILIKLNVVHFSWAYYTTQAYVFPVSVCLAHSNSCLNPILYCLMRREFRKALKKLFWQITYPSVTNMRPFTATTKPEQDEHGHALVPLVPLSPAEPALVFYPPGVVIYNVRNNMLPNST; via the coding sequence ATGGATTTTCTGAGCGGCAGCAGTGCGGGGCTGAGGTCGGAGATGCATGGGGAACAAACCGAGGAAGGTTCAGGattatatcctgtttctgacttGAACTTCTCTTTCATGCTTAACGAAACGAACCAGTCCTTTGGAGAGTACGCTCACTTGTCTGATTtggagaaaagtgatttattcgGGGATGGATCCGCCGTCCTGAGAATAATCATCTCTGTGATTTACTCTGTGGTTTGTACCTTGGGGTTGATAGGAAACATCCTTGTCTTATACCTCATGAAGTCTAAACAAGTATGGAAGAAATCGTCCATTGACCTTTTCGTGACGAGTTTAGCGTTGACTGATTTCCAGTTTGTATTAACTCTTCCTTTTTGGGCAGTGGAGAACGCTTTGGACTTCACCTGGCTTTTTGGAAAAGCCATGTGCAAGATAGTGTCTTACGTGACAGCGATGAATATGTACGCAAGTGTGTTTTTCCTGACTTCTATGAGTGTGGCACGGTACTGGTCGGTTGCATCGGCTCTCAAGAGCAGGCGGCGCCGTCACCGCTGCTGCTCCGCGCGCTTTATGAGCATTGTCATATGGGTTGCTGCTATTTCCGCAGCTTTGCCCCATGCGGTGTTCTCCACAACGGCGACTGTCTCCAACGAGGAACTGTGCCTTGTTAAATTTCCAGACACTGTTGACGCACAATTCTGGCTTGGACTTTACCATAGCCAAAAAGTACTGATCGGGTTTCTAATCCCGCTGGGGATCATCTCCGTCTGCTACCTGCTGCTTTTGCGCTTCATCACATCCAGGAATGTGAACACCTCCAGCGCAAAGAGACGCTCCAAAGTGACAAGATCTGTGACTATAGTGGTTCTGTCATTCTTCCTCTGTTGGTTGCCGAACCAGGCACTAACGGCGTGGGGGATTCTCATAAAACTCAACGTTGTGCATTTCAGTTGGGCATATTACACCACGCAGGCATATGTAttcccagtgtctgtctgtttggcgcACTCTAACAGCTGTCTAAACCCCATATTGTATTGTCTAATGAGAAGAGAGTTCAGAAAGGCTTTGAAAAAACTTTTTTGGCAAATAACTTATCCATCCGTGACCAACATGAGACCATTTACGGCGACGACCAAGCCAGAGCAAGACGAGCATGGACACGCGTTGGTACCGTTGGTACCGTTAAGTCCGGCAGAGCCAGCTTTGGTTTTCTATCCACCTGGTGTTGTCATTTACAATGTGAGAAACAATATGCTCCCGAACAGTACGTAG